In a single window of the Pyrococcus sp. NA2 genome:
- a CDS encoding 30S ribosomal protein S13, whose product MADFRHIVRVAGVDLDGNKQLRWALTAIKGVGINFATMVCRVAGLDPFMKAGYLTDEQIKKIEEILQDPVAHGIPRWAVNRPKDYETGKDLHLITAKLEMAIREDIMRLRRIRAYRGIRHELGLPVRGQRTRSNFRRGQTVGVTKKKK is encoded by the coding sequence ATGGCAGACTTCAGGCACATCGTTCGTGTCGCGGGAGTTGATTTGGATGGGAATAAGCAGTTAAGATGGGCGCTCACTGCTATAAAGGGAGTTGGTATTAACTTCGCTACAATGGTTTGCAGGGTTGCAGGGTTGGACCCATTCATGAAGGCAGGTTACCTAACAGATGAGCAAATCAAGAAGATAGAAGAAATACTGCAGGATCCAGTTGCTCATGGAATACCAAGATGGGCCGTTAACAGGCCGAAGGATTACGAGACAGGGAAAGATCTGCACCTTATCACTGCAAAGTTGGAGATGGCAATTAGAGAGGACATAATGAGACTCAGAAGGATAAGGGCCTACAGAGGTATAAGGCACGAGCTTGGTTTGCCAGTTAGAGGTCAGAGAACTAGGTCAAACTTCAGAAGAGGTCAGACCGTTGGTGTAACTAAGAAGAAGAAGTGA
- a CDS encoding DUF3783 domain-containing protein, producing MGKILLIGFSREEYKELKQLLKHELVCVPEYCKDWTVGSIVERKNLEGRCDWHLRKFIIMHNLTNEEIKNVIKLVKPRFKDVIFATTTPTSLTWRLEDLLQELIREDEYFKRRRFAKGPFLDIKF from the coding sequence TTGGGTAAAATACTGCTGATCGGTTTCTCTAGGGAGGAGTATAAAGAGTTAAAGCAACTCCTGAAGCATGAGTTAGTTTGTGTTCCCGAGTACTGCAAGGATTGGACAGTTGGTTCGATAGTTGAACGTAAAAACTTAGAGGGGAGGTGCGATTGGCATCTTAGAAAATTCATAATTATGCATAACCTCACGAATGAGGAAATTAAGAATGTCATAAAGCTTGTTAAACCAAGATTCAAGGATGTTATCTTTGCAACTACAACTCCAACCTCTTTAACCTGGAGACTTGAGGATTTATTGCAGGAATTGATAAGGGAGGATGAGTATTTCAAGCGGAGGAGGTTTGCCAAAGGCCCATTTTTGGACATTAAGTTTTAA
- a CDS encoding 50S ribosomal protein L18e, which yields MKRTGPTDPNLRRLIRFLRKKSNEEKVRIWKDIAWRLERPRRQRAEVNVSKINRYAKDGDMIVVPGSVLGAGRLEKRVIVAAWKFSETARRKIIEAGGEAITIEELVERNPKGSGVIIME from the coding sequence ATGAAGAGGACTGGTCCAACTGATCCAAATCTTAGAAGGCTCATCCGCTTCCTCAGAAAGAAGTCAAATGAAGAGAAAGTTAGGATCTGGAAGGACATAGCTTGGAGGCTTGAAAGACCTAGGAGACAAAGGGCTGAAGTTAACGTCAGCAAGATAAATAGGTATGCAAAGGATGGGGATATGATCGTTGTCCCAGGGAGCGTTCTAGGTGCAGGCAGGCTTGAGAAGAGGGTAATAGTTGCTGCATGGAAGTTCAGTGAAACTGCAAGAAGGAAGATAATTGAAGCTGGTGGAGAGGCAATCACGATTGAAGAATTAGTTGAGAGAAACCCCAAGGGTAGTGGAGTAATAATAATGGAGTGA
- the pfkC gene encoding ADP-specific phosphofructokinase, with protein sequence MVNLDFSVYTAYNANIDAIARLRQEVIQNVINEFDPRDVLERIEVYPREISEPLDFVARLVHALKLGKPMEVPLVNEKLNAWFDEKFRYEERLGGQAGIIANVLAGLRIKKIIAYTPFLPRRLANLFKENVLYPVVEDGRLKLKPIREAYRKGDPLKVNRIFEFREGMKIKLGDEMIRVPASGRFIVSARFESISRIETRDELRPYLRDIAREIDGAILSGYQGLRMKYSDGKDANYYLRKAKEDIMAFKDEGVKVHVEFASIQDRKLRKKVITNIFPLVDSVGMDEAEIAQILSVLGYRDLADRIFTYNRLEDSILGGMIILDELNFDMLQVHTMYYVMLITHRNNPLTEEELVKILEFGTTLGAARAYLGDINRPEDYEIGLKVPFNERGEYVKLRFEEAKSKLRMREYKIAVVPTRLVKEPVLTVGLGDTISTGVFLAYLEFLRKKFLTG encoded by the coding sequence ATGGTAAATTTAGATTTTTCTGTTTACACAGCCTATAATGCGAACATCGATGCAATAGCTAGGTTAAGACAGGAGGTAATTCAAAATGTAATCAATGAGTTTGATCCAAGGGATGTTCTTGAAAGAATTGAAGTGTATCCCAGGGAAATAAGCGAGCCTCTAGATTTTGTTGCTAGATTAGTTCACGCCCTTAAACTTGGGAAACCTATGGAAGTTCCACTTGTAAATGAAAAGTTAAATGCCTGGTTTGATGAAAAATTTAGATATGAGGAAAGACTCGGAGGACAAGCCGGAATAATCGCAAATGTTCTTGCTGGTTTAAGAATCAAAAAGATCATAGCATACACTCCCTTTCTTCCAAGGAGACTTGCAAACCTGTTCAAGGAAAATGTGCTATACCCAGTTGTCGAAGATGGAAGACTTAAGCTTAAACCGATAAGGGAAGCTTACAGGAAAGGAGATCCACTAAAGGTAAACAGGATATTTGAGTTCAGGGAAGGTATGAAGATAAAGCTTGGAGATGAAATGATAAGGGTTCCAGCCTCTGGGAGATTCATAGTTTCTGCAAGATTTGAGAGTATAAGCAGAATAGAGACAAGGGATGAGTTAAGGCCTTACCTAAGGGATATAGCCAGGGAAATTGACGGTGCAATACTTTCTGGCTACCAAGGTCTTAGGATGAAGTACTCTGACGGAAAGGATGCTAATTACTATTTAAGGAAAGCTAAGGAGGATATAATGGCATTCAAGGATGAGGGAGTTAAAGTTCACGTTGAATTTGCCTCCATCCAGGATAGGAAGTTAAGGAAGAAGGTCATAACAAACATATTTCCCCTCGTCGATAGCGTCGGAATGGATGAAGCAGAGATAGCACAGATACTTAGCGTTCTCGGATATAGAGATTTGGCCGATAGGATTTTCACGTATAATAGACTGGAGGACTCAATACTTGGAGGCATGATAATCTTGGACGAGCTGAATTTTGATATGTTGCAGGTTCACACAATGTACTACGTAATGCTCATTACACATCGGAACAACCCCCTAACCGAAGAAGAATTGGTCAAGATTCTTGAATTTGGAACAACGCTCGGTGCAGCAAGGGCTTACCTTGGAGATATAAACAGGCCAGAAGATTATGAGATTGGACTTAAAGTTCCATTCAATGAGAGGGGTGAATACGTTAAGCTTAGGTTTGAGGAAGCAAAATCAAAGCTCAGGATGAGAGAATATAAGATAGCGGTTGTTCCAACTAGGCTAGTTAAAGAGCCAGTCCTCACAGTTGGACTCGGAGACACGATATCCACTGGGGTATTCTTAGCTTATCTGGAATTCCTAAGGAAGAAGTTTTTAACTGGATAG
- a CDS encoding DNA-directed RNA polymerase subunit D, with the protein MVKIKILKKTEDSITFLLEGVSVAFANSLRRTILGEVPTFAVDEVEFYENDSALFDEIIAHRLAMIPLKTPVDRFELDALELDDYTVTLSLKAEGPGIVYSGDLESDDPDVKPVNPNIPIVKLAKGQKLVFNAYARLGRGKDHAKWQPGFTYYKYYTKIHISKKIEGWEKLKKLAKKRGLPVEENDNEIIVETIKPFYIPKEFEEYEGKEIWEEIVPNSYVFVVESNGELPVEEIVKIALKILMRKADRFINELQRLAG; encoded by the coding sequence ATGGTAAAGATTAAGATTCTGAAAAAGACCGAAGATTCAATAACATTCCTCCTGGAAGGGGTAAGTGTGGCCTTTGCAAACTCTCTTAGAAGAACGATTCTTGGGGAAGTTCCAACATTTGCCGTTGATGAGGTAGAGTTCTATGAGAATGATTCCGCCCTTTTCGATGAGATAATAGCACATAGGTTGGCAATGATACCACTCAAGACACCAGTCGATAGATTCGAGCTTGATGCCCTGGAGCTCGATGATTATACTGTTACCTTATCCCTAAAAGCTGAGGGGCCTGGGATAGTATACTCCGGAGACTTGGAAAGTGATGATCCAGATGTAAAACCTGTCAATCCTAATATTCCAATAGTTAAGTTAGCTAAGGGTCAAAAACTCGTTTTCAATGCCTATGCTAGGCTTGGCAGAGGCAAGGATCATGCGAAATGGCAGCCTGGCTTTACTTATTACAAATATTACACCAAGATCCACATAAGTAAAAAGATTGAAGGTTGGGAAAAGTTGAAAAAGCTCGCAAAGAAGAGGGGGCTTCCAGTGGAAGAGAACGATAATGAGATAATAGTTGAAACCATAAAGCCCTTTTACATTCCAAAGGAATTTGAGGAATACGAAGGCAAAGAGATTTGGGAGGAGATAGTGCCAAACAGCTACGTCTTTGTGGTTGAAAGCAATGGTGAACTCCCCGTTGAGGAAATAGTTAAAATAGCCCTTAAGATATTGATGAGAAAGGCCGATAGATTTATAAATGAGCTCCAAAGATTAGCTGGTTGA
- a CDS encoding 30S ribosomal protein S4, producing the protein MGDPKRQRKKYETPPHPWIKERLERERVLMDKYELKNKKELWKHETQLKNFRRRARRLLAARGKQAEIEREQLLARLKRLGLLPEDAVLDDVLSLTVEDILERRLQTIVYRKGLARTMRQARQLIVHGHIEVNGQIIRSPSYLVLKEEEDKITYARTSPFANPQHPERMMIEKAKQGGEA; encoded by the coding sequence ATGGGTGATCCTAAGAGGCAGAGGAAGAAGTATGAAACTCCACCTCATCCTTGGATCAAGGAGAGGTTAGAGAGGGAAAGGGTTCTAATGGACAAATATGAGCTTAAGAACAAGAAAGAGCTTTGGAAGCACGAGACACAACTTAAGAACTTCAGAAGAAGGGCTAGAAGGCTACTTGCAGCTAGAGGTAAGCAGGCTGAGATTGAGAGAGAGCAACTACTTGCCAGGCTAAAGAGACTTGGTCTCCTTCCGGAGGATGCAGTTCTTGATGACGTCCTATCATTAACAGTTGAGGATATTCTTGAGAGGAGATTGCAGACGATAGTTTACAGGAAGGGATTAGCGAGAACTATGAGACAGGCAAGGCAGTTGATAGTTCACGGTCACATTGAGGTCAATGGTCAGATAATAAGGTCTCCAAGCTATCTTGTACTCAAGGAGGAAGAGGATAAGATAACTTACGCAAGAACTTCCCCATTTGCAAATCCCCAGCACCCAGAGAGAATGATGATTGAGAAGGCTAAGCAGGGTGGTGAGGCATGA
- a CDS encoding class I SAM-dependent methyltransferase, whose translation MTHYYSREPRGELRTKVIEVCIRGYCFKFITASGVFSFGKLDRGTELLIENMVLKPNWRVLDLGCGYGPIGIVASRFVDYVIMTDINRRAVAIAKKNLKLNNVTNAEVRSGNLYEPVEGEKFDSIITNPPVHAGKDILREIVINAPNYLHDGGMLQLVIKTKLGAKFIKEIMKDTFTEVVELSKGSGYRVYAGIA comes from the coding sequence ATGACCCACTATTACTCCAGGGAACCTAGAGGGGAGTTAAGGACGAAGGTTATTGAGGTTTGCATCAGAGGTTACTGTTTTAAATTTATAACGGCCAGTGGAGTGTTCTCTTTTGGAAAACTGGATAGGGGAACTGAGCTATTGATAGAGAACATGGTACTCAAACCCAATTGGAGAGTTCTTGACTTGGGTTGTGGCTACGGTCCCATAGGTATAGTTGCCTCTCGCTTCGTTGATTATGTGATCATGACGGATATAAATAGAAGGGCTGTGGCCATCGCTAAGAAAAATCTGAAGCTTAACAATGTAACGAATGCTGAGGTTAGATCTGGAAATTTATACGAGCCGGTTGAGGGCGAGAAGTTCGATTCGATAATAACAAACCCTCCCGTTCATGCTGGAAAGGACATCCTGAGGGAAATAGTTATAAATGCACCTAATTACCTTCACGATGGCGGTATGCTACAGCTAGTCATTAAGACCAAACTTGGGGCAAAGTTTATTAAAGAGATCATGAAGGACACCTTCACCGAGGTAGTTGAGTTATCGAAAGGTTCGGGGTATAGGGTGTATGCCGGGATAGCCTAG
- a CDS encoding RNA-guided pseudouridylation complex pseudouridine synthase subunit Cbf5, which translates to MARDEVRRILPADIKREILIKDEKAETNPKWGFPPDKRPIELHIQYGVINLDKPPGPTSHEVVAWIKKIFNLEKAGHGGTLDPKVSGVLPVALEKATRVVQALLPAGKEYVALMHLHGDVPEDRIVQVMKEFQGEIIQRPPLRSAVKRRLRTRKVYYIEILEIDGRDVLFRAGVEAGTYIRSLIHHIGLALGVGAHMAELRRTRSGPFKEDETLVTLHDLVDYYHFWKEDGIEEYLRKAIQPMEKAVEHLPKIWIKDSAVAAVTHGANLTVPGIAKLHAGIKRGDLVAIMTLKEELVALGKALMTSQEMLQRSKGIAVDVEKVFMPRDWYPKLWKGSGA; encoded by the coding sequence TTGGCGAGGGATGAGGTGAGGAGAATACTTCCCGCTGACATTAAGAGGGAGATTCTTATAAAAGACGAGAAGGCTGAAACGAATCCCAAATGGGGATTTCCACCTGATAAGAGGCCAATTGAACTACACATCCAATACGGTGTAATAAACTTAGATAAACCCCCAGGACCAACGAGTCATGAGGTTGTAGCTTGGATAAAGAAAATATTCAACTTGGAGAAGGCCGGTCATGGAGGAACGCTCGATCCAAAGGTTAGCGGTGTTTTACCAGTTGCCCTGGAGAAAGCCACTAGAGTTGTTCAAGCTCTACTCCCAGCTGGAAAGGAGTACGTTGCCCTAATGCATTTACACGGCGATGTTCCGGAGGATAGAATAGTGCAGGTGATGAAGGAGTTCCAGGGGGAGATAATACAGAGGCCCCCACTCAGGAGTGCCGTGAAGAGGAGACTTAGGACTAGGAAGGTCTACTACATCGAGATACTTGAAATTGATGGAAGGGATGTTCTATTTAGGGCAGGGGTTGAGGCTGGGACTTACATTAGATCCTTGATTCACCACATTGGGTTAGCGCTTGGGGTTGGAGCCCACATGGCAGAGCTTAGAAGGACCAGGAGTGGCCCATTTAAGGAAGATGAAACGTTAGTAACGCTCCATGATCTCGTTGATTACTACCACTTCTGGAAGGAGGATGGAATAGAGGAATACCTAAGGAAGGCCATTCAGCCAATGGAGAAGGCCGTTGAACATCTTCCAAAGATCTGGATAAAGGATTCTGCGGTTGCTGCGGTGACACATGGGGCAAACTTAACTGTTCCAGGGATAGCCAAGCTTCATGCGGGAATTAAGAGAGGAGACTTAGTTGCAATAATGACGTTGAAGGAGGAACTTGTGGCACTAGGAAAAGCTCTAATGACGAGCCAAGAGATGTTACAGAGAAGTAAAGGAATAGCCGTTGACGTTGAGAAGGTGTTCATGCCTAGAGATTGGTATCCAAAGCTTTGGAAGGGGAGTGGTGCTTGA
- a CDS encoding 30S ribosomal protein S11: MSEEQVNIKKKEKWGIAHIYSSYNNTIIHITDITGAETISRWSGGMVVKADRDEPSPYAAMLAAKRAAEEALEKGIVGVHIRVRAPGGSKSKTPGPGAQAAIRALARAGLKIGRVEDVTPIPHDGTRPKGGRRGRRV; the protein is encoded by the coding sequence ATGAGTGAGGAGCAGGTTAACATAAAGAAGAAGGAGAAGTGGGGTATTGCTCACATCTACTCAAGTTACAACAACACGATAATTCATATCACGGACATAACTGGGGCTGAAACCATAAGCAGGTGGAGCGGTGGTATGGTAGTTAAGGCAGATAGAGATGAGCCTTCACCATATGCTGCAATGTTAGCAGCCAAGAGGGCTGCCGAAGAGGCCCTTGAAAAGGGAATAGTTGGAGTTCACATAAGGGTAAGAGCCCCTGGAGGAAGTAAGAGCAAGACTCCAGGACCAGGAGCTCAGGCTGCTATTAGAGCATTGGCAAGGGCAGGCCTCAAGATAGGAAGAGTTGAAGACGTGACTCCAATCCCCCACGATGGTACAAGGCCTAAGGGTGGAAGGAGAGGTAGGCGTGTCTGA
- a CDS encoding phosphate uptake regulator PhoU has translation MLRKLLDIGLMHIKKILEEMARTDLDMMDDVIGKGDIQDIPSKMLLLREEIRDIATELIVRYQPVARDLRYIQASLDVSYDLFRISRYIFEIRRTLELSGVDVEELEITNAISLVKETVAIAVTSFLDENDELVTRVFDLDSKIDEEYKLAISSLRQEITLKKAVRALIMRHLERISDHATLIARATVYVVRGERL, from the coding sequence ATGTTGAGAAAATTGCTCGATATAGGGCTTATGCACATAAAGAAGATACTCGAAGAGATGGCAAGGACTGATCTGGACATGATGGATGATGTGATAGGAAAAGGGGACATCCAGGATATCCCCTCAAAAATGCTCCTTCTTAGGGAGGAAATAAGGGATATAGCAACCGAGCTGATCGTAAGGTACCAACCAGTGGCCAGAGATCTAAGGTACATACAAGCATCGCTTGACGTTAGTTACGATCTATTCAGAATCTCCAGGTACATCTTTGAGATAAGGAGAACCCTTGAACTGAGTGGAGTTGATGTTGAGGAGTTAGAAATTACCAATGCCATTAGTCTCGTAAAGGAAACCGTTGCCATAGCCGTTACGTCATTTCTAGATGAGAACGATGAGTTGGTTACGAGAGTATTTGATCTAGACTCAAAGATAGATGAAGAGTATAAGCTTGCAATTTCGTCTCTTAGGCAGGAGATAACCTTGAAGAAAGCTGTAAGAGCTTTGATCATGAGACATCTCGAGAGGATAAGTGATCACGCAACCCTGATAGCGAGGGCTACCGTATACGTCGTAAGGGGAGAGAGGTTATAA
- a CDS encoding phospholipid carrier-dependent glycosyltransferase, whose protein sequence is MDYSVLRKRWKEIIFILYLLTLLLAPSYFMVKQAKLDDYMGDEVWYVSATRNMLHLLGLRTMYVENNSVGVNVILREPLYSGKVIVEVLGIKFEKEVREYPEVPEFAKKLGIKVEYIPFNYTRNESFWESLKLRIWEIANKYNFTEYESYSNFPGVYYMVPRDNYEKFIEELRSFPNITIIPGYRYPDKENIHKYLNTEHPLLGKDIIALGMLIRDEPFYWRIPGIIEHALIVIMVALITYMLTKSYLATSIATTFVALDPLLFATGIVAMLDIHVAFFVALFMLFMTLNRFKLAGISLGLAASTKLSGAFVFPILWIRLLREKDLKEFIVSGLLLPSLAFLIPEVPIIKAMGFIPWLEEFIASFSWHLSFKGEHPAEAPFWMWFISLKPFPFHYNPDVYAVTDPILMLAMVVFIFAVPYVALKRRKVWEIFCMFWSIIGFFALQYVLGGKTQFIFYATPLVPPASVALGIIGYEIVKWEYFSESLKIYWGWIRRVITSLPLRRIR, encoded by the coding sequence TTGGATTACTCTGTACTGAGGAAGAGATGGAAGGAGATAATTTTCATCCTATATCTCCTAACCCTACTTCTAGCTCCTTCCTATTTCATGGTAAAGCAGGCAAAACTAGATGATTACATGGGGGATGAGGTTTGGTACGTTTCAGCGACAAGGAACATGCTTCACTTACTCGGTTTACGAACCATGTACGTTGAAAATAATTCTGTTGGAGTTAATGTAATTTTAAGGGAACCCCTATACAGCGGGAAGGTTATCGTCGAGGTTCTTGGGATAAAATTTGAGAAAGAGGTTAGGGAATATCCTGAGGTACCAGAATTTGCGAAGAAGCTTGGCATTAAGGTCGAGTACATCCCATTTAACTACACGAGGAACGAAAGTTTCTGGGAGAGCCTAAAGCTCAGAATATGGGAAATAGCGAACAAGTACAACTTCACGGAATATGAAAGCTATTCAAATTTCCCTGGAGTTTACTACATGGTACCAAGGGATAACTATGAGAAATTCATTGAAGAACTTAGAAGTTTCCCCAACATCACAATAATCCCAGGATACAGATATCCCGACAAGGAGAACATTCACAAATACCTGAACACTGAACATCCACTCCTTGGAAAGGATATAATAGCCCTGGGAATGTTGATAAGAGACGAGCCATTCTATTGGAGGATACCAGGGATTATAGAACATGCACTAATTGTAATAATGGTTGCCCTCATTACTTATATGCTCACAAAAAGTTATCTCGCAACTTCGATAGCAACAACGTTTGTTGCCTTAGATCCACTCCTGTTCGCAACCGGGATCGTTGCCATGCTTGACATTCACGTTGCTTTCTTCGTGGCCCTATTCATGCTCTTTATGACCCTTAATAGGTTTAAGTTAGCCGGAATCTCCCTGGGGCTTGCAGCTTCAACCAAATTAAGTGGAGCATTCGTCTTCCCAATCCTCTGGATCAGATTACTCAGGGAGAAGGATCTAAAGGAGTTTATAGTTTCAGGCCTTTTACTCCCATCCTTAGCCTTTTTGATTCCTGAGGTTCCAATAATAAAGGCGATGGGATTCATCCCATGGCTTGAAGAATTCATTGCTAGCTTCTCATGGCATCTCAGCTTTAAGGGAGAACATCCAGCCGAAGCTCCTTTCTGGATGTGGTTCATCTCTCTTAAACCATTTCCCTTCCATTACAATCCTGATGTTTACGCAGTTACCGATCCAATTTTAATGTTGGCAATGGTAGTTTTCATATTTGCAGTCCCTTACGTCGCCCTCAAGAGAAGAAAGGTATGGGAGATCTTTTGCATGTTTTGGTCCATAATAGGATTCTTTGCGTTACAGTATGTTTTAGGAGGGAAAACTCAGTTCATATTTTATGCAACTCCTTTGGTTCCACCAGCATCGGTAGCCCTTGGTATCATTGGCTATGAGATAGTTAAATGGGAGTACTTCTCAGAGTCACTAAAGATCTACTGGGGTTGGATAAGGAGGGTTATAACCTCTCTCCCCTTACGACGTATACGGTAG